CAGGGATCCGTTTGATCGATTTAGAAAAAAGGGAAGTCAGTACGCTCATTACATGCGGACAAATGAATATTGCACGTCCTCGAACCATTGCTTGGTCACCTGATGGAAATACCATGTATATCAGTAACGACCAGGGAAGTGAAGATGGCATCAGTAATATAGCCTTGAGACGCGAAGAAAACTTTTTAAGAGCTGAAGTAGCAACTCGTTCCCGTAGTTGTAACGGAGCTGCCGTACATCCGGTAAACGGAGAAATTTACTATTCACAATGGGAAGGAGGCTCTATTTGGAGAGATGACTTAAATGATGACAAACCACGTGAAGAATTATTTAAAATCTGGGCAAACAGTTATGAAATCGGAATCATTTTCCACCCCACTGGAGATTATGCTTATATGATGGGACATAACTTTAATGCTATTGTAAAGAGTACTTACAACTGGGAAAAGAAACAATTGGAAGTACCTCAACCATTCGTTGGAGAATTTGGACAAGCAGGTTGGATTGACGGTGTCGGGACGCAAGCCAGAATAGAGTCTCCCTGGCAAGGAGTATTTGTCAAAAATGAAGAATATGTAAAACAGGGAAAAAATGATGTGTATGATTTCTATTTTGCAGATAGAGCTACTCATAGCATTCGAAAAATCACACCGGAAGGTATGCTGGTCACAATCGCCGGACGCGGAAGTGAAGGGTTAGACAGCAATGTTTGGGGGTATGTAGACGGAGACTTACGTAAAGAAGCCCGTTTTAATCAACCCCGGGGTATTGCCTATGATGAAAAAAGTGCGATATTTTATGTTGCAGATTCAGAGAATCGCCGGATCCGCACCATTACCATCGAAAATGAGACCGACACGGTTGAAGCAGACCAAGAAGCACAAGTCGAACCATGAAAAGATACAGAATTATGAAACAATTACTTTTTATAACATTGATATTGTTTAGCATAGGCTGGAGTGCTTCTGCACAAAAGGACAACAAACAAATAACAGTAACCGGAACGGTACTCGATGAAAACAAGGAACCCTTAATCGGTGTGAACATTGTGGTAAAAGATGTGCCGGGGCTTGGAACCGTAACGGATGTAGACGGGAAATACAAAATCAAGATGGAACCATACAACCGATTGGTTTTCACCTATATAGGCTATGAACCGCAAGAAGTTTTGGTT
The genomic region above belongs to Parabacteroides pacaensis and contains:
- a CDS encoding IPT/TIG domain-containing protein, which encodes MKKKQKENRLGKAMGIFLLFAMSCFAFSCKDDKVDSKSHDPSKPVEITDFSPKNGSARTRLFIYGKNFGTDISQIMVKIGGVDAKVIGSNGECIYCVVPQRAFDGTIEVSIGGENETPVMAEATEKFSYERKSLVTTLCGTVSETGEYTVTDGPFEKAGFKYTTWLSFDPHNPNYLYAVEDYAGIRLIDLEKREVSTLITCGQMNIARPRTIAWSPDGNTMYISNDQGSEDGISNIALRREENFLRAEVATRSRSCNGAAVHPVNGEIYYSQWEGGSIWRDDLNDDKPREELFKIWANSYEIGIIFHPTGDYAYMMGHNFNAIVKSTYNWEKKQLEVPQPFVGEFGQAGWIDGVGTQARIESPWQGVFVKNEEYVKQGKNDVYDFYFADRATHSIRKITPEGMLVTIAGRGSEGLDSNVWGYVDGDLRKEARFNQPRGIAYDEKSAIFYVADSENRRIRTITIENETDTVEADQEAQVEP